One segment of Brassica napus cultivar Da-Ae chromosome C3, Da-Ae, whole genome shotgun sequence DNA contains the following:
- the LOC106349828 gene encoding uncharacterized protein LOC106349828, whose protein sequence is MTFTPDAYKMWNDVKRRFSIGNTVRVHQLRAELAGCKQESSSMLDYFGRLSSKWEELLNYKPLPACTCRASAKISQDYEEEKVHMFLMGLDDARFGNVCTNIIGLDPLPDLNSVYQRVVREERRLLSTRVETRQDAVGFVTKTEPSQTGHEKKECWQIIGFPDWWTERNQGGDRSGRARGGRGCGRSNQPRSNAMQAQPSGGRNIPTLTADQWASLTALLEQQRSHPIPDKLNGKKQMGEVILDTGASHHMTGDARLLSDMCDVVGCPVRFADGSAVQATRCGVLRLSEKQILPNDRFTRTLIGPGEERNGVYVYRDVTVRQASCGAVYFVTIVDDYSRAVWIHLLLEKSEVKIVLPNFCNLVLRQFGHPVRTVRSDNGTEFLCLSKYFAENGIVHHTSCVATPQQNGRVERKHRHILNVARSIMFQANLLIKFWGESVLTAAHVINQTPSSFLHGKSPYECLYGKRPSYESLKTFGCLCFAHKSLRDKDKFKARSRRCIFVGYPFGKKGWKLYDLDSEEFFVSRDVEFVET, encoded by the exons ATGACGTTCACACCGGACGCTTACAAGATGTGGAATGACGTGAAGCGGAGATTTTCGATTGGGAACACGGTGCGCGTGCATCAGCTGAGAGCAGAACTAGCAGGGTGCAAGCAAGAAAGTTCAAGCATGCTGGACTACTTCGGACGGCTCTCATCTAAGTGGGAGGAACTGCTGAACTACAAGCCCCTTCCGGCGTGTACCTGCAGAGCTTCGGCGAAGATCAGCCAAGACTACGAAGAAGAGAAAGTCCACATGTTTCTCATGGGGCTTGATGACGCACGGTTTGGTAATGTCTGCACCAATATTATTGGGTTGGATCCGTTACCAGATTTAAACTCTGTTTATCAAAGAGTCGTGCGAGAAGAGAGGAGACTTCTTTCAACTCGTGTCGAGACAAGGCAAGATGCTGTTGGTTTTGTGACCAAAACAGAGCCGTCTCA GACGGGGCACGAGAAGAAAGAATGCTGGCAGATCATTGGGTTTCCTGACTGGTGGACTGAGCGTAACCAAGGGGGAGATCGGAGCGGACGAGCCAGAGGAGGTAGAGGTTGTGGACGCAGTAACCAGCCACGATCAAATGCAATGCAGGCTCAACCTTCTGGTGGGAGGAATATTCCTACTTTGACGGCGGACCAGTGGGCCTCGTTGACTGCACTCCTGGAGCAGCAGAGGTCACACCCGATACCAGATAAACTAAATGGTAAGAAACAGATGGGAGAGGTTATTCTCGATACTGGAGCATCACACCACATGACTGGAGATGCTCGTTTGCTCAGTGATATGTGTGATGTCGTTGGTTGCCCAGTAAGGTTTGCAGATGGAAGTGCAGTTCAGGCTACTCGCTGTGGTGTTCTGCGACTGTCGGAGAAACAGATATTGCCTAAT GACCGTTTTACGAGGACCCTGATTGGACCCGGTGAAGAACGGAACGGTGTGTATGTTTATCGAGATGTGACAGTCAGGCAAG CCTCGTGTGGTGCTGTCTATTTCGTGACGATCGTAGATGATTACTCTCGAGCAGTGTGGATACATTTGTTACTCGAAAAATCGGAAGTGAAAATCGTCTTGCCAAATTTTTGTAACCTTGTGCTTCGTCAGTTTGGGCATCCAGTTCGGACTGTACGTAGCGACAATGGGACGGAGTTTCTTTGTTTGTCGAAGTATTTTGCAGAgaatgggattgtgcatcacaCGTCTTGTGTAGCaactccacagcagaatggtagAGTGGAGAGGAAGCACCGACACATTCTCAAcgttgcgagatcaataatgtttCAGGCAAATCTTCTGATCAAGTTCTGGGGCGAGAGTGTTCTCACCGCAGCGCATGTGATAAACCAAACCCCTTCTAGTTTTCTTCACGGTAAATCACCCTACGAATGCTTGTATGGAAAGCGTCCGTCATATGAGAGTCTTAAAACGTTTGGGTGTCTTTGCTTCGCTCACAAGTCATTGCgtgacaaagacaagttcaaggCTAGAAGCAGGAGATGCATCTTCGTTGGCTATCCCTTCGGCAAAAAGGGATGGAAGTTATACGATTTGGATAGTGAAGAGTTCTTTGTCTCGCGTGACGTGGAGTTTGTCGAGACTTGA
- the LOC106346627 gene encoding phytosulfokines 5, with translation MAKLTTFFIIVALLLFSTLTYASARPISTSVYPEEISIEKLEQGEENCEGVGEEECVLIRRTLVAHTDYIYTQNHNHP, from the exons ATGGCGAAGCTCACAACTTTCTTCATCATCGTCGCcctcctcctcttctccacGCTAACATACGCATCAGCCCGGCCTATTTCAACCTCCGTTTATCCAGAAGAAATCTCCATCGAG AAACTAGAACAAGGAGAGGAAAACTGTGAAGGTGTTGGCGAAGAAGAGTGTGTCTTGATACGAAGAACTTTAGTTGCTCACACTGATTACATCTATACCCAAAACCACAATCATCCTTAA